The Vulpes vulpes isolate BD-2025 chromosome 8, VulVul3, whole genome shotgun sequence genome has a window encoding:
- the MOV10 gene encoding helicase MOV-10 isoform X4: MLYGMKIANLAYVTKTRVRFFRLDRWANVWFPEKRRVRLGSDVSKHRKSLLAKIFYDRAEYLHGKHGVDVEVQGPHEARDGQLLIRLDLNRKEVLTLRLRNGGTQPVTLTHLFPLCRTPQFSFYDGDQELPCPLGPGDCYELHVHCKTSFVGYFPATVLWELLGPGEPGSEGAGTFYIARFLAAVAHSPLAAQLKPTTPFKRTRITGNPVVTSRIEEGERPDRAKGYDLELSMALGTYYPPPRLRQLLPILLQDTSIFTAPKEIAEIKAQLETALQWRSYEVKLRLLLHLEELQMEHDIRHYDLESVPMTWDPVDQNPRLLTLEVPGVTESRPSVLRGDHLFALLSSETHQEDPVTYKGFVHKVELDRVKLSFSTSLLSRFVDGLTFKVNFTFNRQPLRVQHRALELTGRWPLWPMLFPVASRGVPLLPSDVKLKLYDRSLESNPEQLQAMKYIVMGTTRPAPYIIFGPPGTGKTVTLVEAIKQVVKHLPKAHILACAPSNSGADLLCQRLRVHLPSSIYRLLAPSRDIRMVPEDIKPCCNWDAKKGDYVFPAKKKLQEYRVLITTLITASRLVSAQFPIDHFTHIFIDEAGHSMEPESLVAIAGLMEVKETDNPGGQLVLAGDPRQLGPVLRSPLTQKHGLGYSLLERLLTYNALYKKGSNGYNPQFITKLLRNYRSHPTILDIPNQLYYEGELQACADIVDRERFCHWEGLPRQGFPIIFHGVMGKDEREGNSPSFFNPEEAATVTSYLKLLLAPSSKKGKARLNPRSVGIISPYRKQVEKIRHCITKLDKELRGLDDIKDLKVGSVEEFQGQERSVILISTVRSSQSFVQLDLDFNLGFLKNPKRFNVAVTRAKALLIVVGNPLLLGHDPDWKVFLEFCKENGGYTGCPFPAKLDLQQGQNLLQGLSKLRPSTSGPQSHDYPPQEREEEDGLSLQVEPEWRNEL, from the exons ATGCTGTATGGAATGAAGATCGCAAATCTGGCCTACGTCACCAAGACTCGGGTCAGGTTCTTCAGACTCGACCGCTGGGCCAACGTGTGGTTCCCAGAAAAGAGGAGAGTGAGGCTGGGGTCAGACGTCAGCAAACACCGCAAGTCACTACTGGCCAAGATCTTCTACGACag GGCTGAGTATCTTCACGGGAAACATGGGGTGGACGTGGAGGTCCAGGGGCCCCATGAAGCCCGAGATGGGCAGCTCCTTATCCGCCTGGATTTGAACCGCAAGGAGGTGCTGACCTTGAGGCTTCGGAATGGAGGGACCCAGCCCGTCACCCTCACTCATCTTTTCCCGCTCTGCCGGACCCCCCAGTTCTCCTTCTACGATGGGGAccaggagctgccctgccccctgggccccg GCGATTGCTATGAGCTGCACGTCCACTGCAAGACCAGCTTCGTGGGCTACTTCCCGGCCACGGTGCTCTGGGAGCTGCTGGGCCCCGGGGAGCCGGGTTCAGAAGGAGCTGGCACTTTCTACATCGCCCGCTTCTTGGCTGCCGTGGCCCACAGCCCCCTGGCCGCACAGCTGAAGCCCACGACTCCCTTCAAGCGGACCCGGATCACTGGAAACCCTGTGGTGACCAGCCGgatagaggaaggagagagacctGACCG CGCTAAGGGCTATGACCTGGAGCTGAGTATGGCGCTGGGGACTTACTACCCACCCCCTCGCCTCCGGCAGCTGCTCCCAATCCTTCTTCAGGACACAAGTATCTTCACTGCTCCAAAGGAGATTGCTGAGATCAA GGCCCAGCTGGAGACAGCCCTGCAGTGGAGAAGCTACGAAGTGAAGCTCCGGCTGCTGCTGCACCTGGAGGAGCTGCAGATGGAGCATGACATCCGGCACTATGACCTGGAGTCAGTGCCCATGACCTGGGACCCCGTAGACCAGAACCCCAGGCTGCTCACACTGGAG GTTCCCGGAGTGACCGAGAGCCGCCCCTCAGTGCTACGGGGTGACCACCTGTTCGCACTTCTGTCCTCTGAGACACATCAGGAGGACCCTGTCACCTACAAGGGCTTTGTACACAAGGTGGAATTGGACCGTGTCAAGCTAAGCTTTTCCACGAG CCTCCTGAGCCGCTTTGTGGATGGGCTGACCTTCAAGGTGAACTTCACCTTCAACCGCCAGCCCCTGCGCGTGCAGCACCGCGCCCTGGAGCTCACAGGCCGCTGGCCGCTGTGGCCCATGCTCTTTCCCGTGGCCTCCCGTGGGGTCCCGCTGCTGCCCTCGGATGTGAAGCTCAA GCTGTACGACCGCAGTCTGGAGTCGAACCCCGAGCAGCTGCAGGCCATGAAGTACATCGTTATGGGCACTACCCGCCCAGCCCCCTACATCATCTTTGGGCCTCCAGGCACTGGCAAGACTGTCACCCTAGTGGAAGCCATTAAGCAG GTGGTAAAGCACTTGCCCAAAGCCCACATCTTGGCCTGCGCTCCATCCAACTCAGGAGCTGACCTTCTCTGTCAGCGGCTCCGGGTCCACCTGCCCAGCTCCATCTACCGCCTCCTGGCCCCTAGCAGGGACATTCGCATGGTGCCCGAAGACATAAAG CCCTGCTGTAACTgggatgcaaagaaaggggatTATGTGTTTCCCGCCAAGAAGAAGCTGCAGGAATATCGTGTCTTAATTACCACCCTCATCACGGCCAGCAG aTTGGTCTCCGCTCAATTCCCCATCGATCACTTCACACACATCTTCATCGATGAGGCTGGCCACTCCATGGAGCCCGAGAGTCTAGTGGCCATAgcag GGCTGATGGAAGTCAAGGAGACAGACAATCCAGGAGGGCAGCTGGTGCTGGCAGGAGACCCTAGGCAGCTGGGGCCCGTGCTGCGCTCCCCACTGACCCAGAAGCATGGCCTGGGGTACTCACTGCTGGAGCGGCTGCTGACCTACAATGCCCTGTACAAGAAGGGCTCCAATGGCTATAACCCCCAGTTCATAACCAAGCTGCTACGCAATTACAG GTCCCACCCCACCATACTGGATATCCCTAACCAACTCTATTACGAAGGGGAGCTGCAGGCCTGTGCCGACATCGTGGACCGAGAGCGCTTCTGCCATTGGGAGGGTCTGCCGCGACAG GGCTTTCCCATCATCTTTCACGGCGTCATGGGCAAGGATGAGCGTGAGGGCAATAGCCCATCATTCTTCAACCCCGAAGAGGCTGCCACTGTGACCTCCTACCTGAAGCTGCTCCTGGCCCCCTCCTCCAAGAAGGGCAAAGCCCGCCTGAACCCCCGAAGTGTGGGCATCATCTCTCCCTATCGGAAGCAG GTGGAAAAAATCCGTCATTGCATCACCAAACTTGACAAGGAGCTTCGAGGACTGGATGACATCAAAGACTTGAAG GTGGGCTCCGTGGAAGAGTTCCAAGGCCAGGAACGCAGCGTCATTCTCATCTCCACCGTGCGGAGCAGTCAGAGCTTTGTGCAGCTGGACCTGGACTTTAACCTGGGTTTCCTCAAGAACCCCAAG agGTTCAACGTGGCAGTGACCCGCGCCAAGGCCTTGCTCATCGTGGTGGGCAACCCACTCCTCCTGGGCCACGACCCTGACTGGAAAGT ATTCCTGGAGTTCTGTAAAGAAAACGGGGGCTACACCGGCTGCCCCTTCCCGGCCAAACTGGACCTCCAGCAAGGACAGAACCTCCTGCAGGGTCTGAGCAAGCTCCGGCCCTCTACCTCAG GGCCCCAAAGTCATGACTACCCCCCCCAGGAGCGGGAGGAAGAAGATGGCCTGTCCCTGCAAGTAGAGCCCGAGTGGAGGAACGAGCTCTAA
- the MOV10 gene encoding helicase MOV-10 isoform X5 encodes MALGTYYPPPRLRQLLPILLQDTSIFTAPKEIAEIKAQLETALQWRSYEVKLRLLLHLEELQMEHDIRHYDLESVPMTWDPVDQNPRLLTLEVPGVTESRPSVLRGDHLFALLSSETHQEDPVTYKGFVHKVELDRVKLSFSTSLLSRFVDGLTFKVNFTFNRQPLRVQHRALELTGRWPLWPMLFPVASRGVPLLPSDVKLKLYDRSLESNPEQLQAMKYIVMGTTRPAPYIIFGPPGTGKTVTLVEAIKQVVKHLPKAHILACAPSNSGADLLCQRLRVHLPSSIYRLLAPSRDIRMVPEDIKPCCNWDAKKGDYVFPAKKKLQEYRVLITTLITASRLVSAQFPIDHFTHIFIDEAGHSMEPESLVAIAGLMEVKETDNPGGQLVLAGDPRQLGPVLRSPLTQKHGLGYSLLERLLTYNALYKKGSNGYNPQFITKLLRNYRSHPTILDIPNQLYYEGELQACADIVDRERFCHWEGLPRQGFPIIFHGVMGKDEREGNSPSFFNPEEAATVTSYLKLLLAPSSKKGKARLNPRSVGIISPYRKQVEKIRHCITKLDKELRGLDDIKDLKVGSVEEFQGQERSVILISTVRSSQSFVQLDLDFNLGFLKNPKRFNVAVTRAKALLIVVGNPLLLGHDPDWKVFLEFCKENGGYTGCPFPAKLDLQQGQNLLQGLSKLRPSTSGAGGRRWPVPASRARVEERALKTQQTAFSHQPSLNHPHTPAPEPCLNPSPAALPLQRTGRLGEGVYNPSHSTPSPLLGRMTHQAANNWGKREEEKLKTKSCSMQKPPCLLCLAPSGLVAFLSSQMDPSREGGTVPLCLWPYPS; translated from the exons ATGGCGCTGGGGACTTACTACCCACCCCCTCGCCTCCGGCAGCTGCTCCCAATCCTTCTTCAGGACACAAGTATCTTCACTGCTCCAAAGGAGATTGCTGAGATCAA GGCCCAGCTGGAGACAGCCCTGCAGTGGAGAAGCTACGAAGTGAAGCTCCGGCTGCTGCTGCACCTGGAGGAGCTGCAGATGGAGCATGACATCCGGCACTATGACCTGGAGTCAGTGCCCATGACCTGGGACCCCGTAGACCAGAACCCCAGGCTGCTCACACTGGAG GTTCCCGGAGTGACCGAGAGCCGCCCCTCAGTGCTACGGGGTGACCACCTGTTCGCACTTCTGTCCTCTGAGACACATCAGGAGGACCCTGTCACCTACAAGGGCTTTGTACACAAGGTGGAATTGGACCGTGTCAAGCTAAGCTTTTCCACGAG CCTCCTGAGCCGCTTTGTGGATGGGCTGACCTTCAAGGTGAACTTCACCTTCAACCGCCAGCCCCTGCGCGTGCAGCACCGCGCCCTGGAGCTCACAGGCCGCTGGCCGCTGTGGCCCATGCTCTTTCCCGTGGCCTCCCGTGGGGTCCCGCTGCTGCCCTCGGATGTGAAGCTCAA GCTGTACGACCGCAGTCTGGAGTCGAACCCCGAGCAGCTGCAGGCCATGAAGTACATCGTTATGGGCACTACCCGCCCAGCCCCCTACATCATCTTTGGGCCTCCAGGCACTGGCAAGACTGTCACCCTAGTGGAAGCCATTAAGCAG GTGGTAAAGCACTTGCCCAAAGCCCACATCTTGGCCTGCGCTCCATCCAACTCAGGAGCTGACCTTCTCTGTCAGCGGCTCCGGGTCCACCTGCCCAGCTCCATCTACCGCCTCCTGGCCCCTAGCAGGGACATTCGCATGGTGCCCGAAGACATAAAG CCCTGCTGTAACTgggatgcaaagaaaggggatTATGTGTTTCCCGCCAAGAAGAAGCTGCAGGAATATCGTGTCTTAATTACCACCCTCATCACGGCCAGCAG aTTGGTCTCCGCTCAATTCCCCATCGATCACTTCACACACATCTTCATCGATGAGGCTGGCCACTCCATGGAGCCCGAGAGTCTAGTGGCCATAgcag GGCTGATGGAAGTCAAGGAGACAGACAATCCAGGAGGGCAGCTGGTGCTGGCAGGAGACCCTAGGCAGCTGGGGCCCGTGCTGCGCTCCCCACTGACCCAGAAGCATGGCCTGGGGTACTCACTGCTGGAGCGGCTGCTGACCTACAATGCCCTGTACAAGAAGGGCTCCAATGGCTATAACCCCCAGTTCATAACCAAGCTGCTACGCAATTACAG GTCCCACCCCACCATACTGGATATCCCTAACCAACTCTATTACGAAGGGGAGCTGCAGGCCTGTGCCGACATCGTGGACCGAGAGCGCTTCTGCCATTGGGAGGGTCTGCCGCGACAG GGCTTTCCCATCATCTTTCACGGCGTCATGGGCAAGGATGAGCGTGAGGGCAATAGCCCATCATTCTTCAACCCCGAAGAGGCTGCCACTGTGACCTCCTACCTGAAGCTGCTCCTGGCCCCCTCCTCCAAGAAGGGCAAAGCCCGCCTGAACCCCCGAAGTGTGGGCATCATCTCTCCCTATCGGAAGCAG GTGGAAAAAATCCGTCATTGCATCACCAAACTTGACAAGGAGCTTCGAGGACTGGATGACATCAAAGACTTGAAG GTGGGCTCCGTGGAAGAGTTCCAAGGCCAGGAACGCAGCGTCATTCTCATCTCCACCGTGCGGAGCAGTCAGAGCTTTGTGCAGCTGGACCTGGACTTTAACCTGGGTTTCCTCAAGAACCCCAAG agGTTCAACGTGGCAGTGACCCGCGCCAAGGCCTTGCTCATCGTGGTGGGCAACCCACTCCTCCTGGGCCACGACCCTGACTGGAAAGT ATTCCTGGAGTTCTGTAAAGAAAACGGGGGCTACACCGGCTGCCCCTTCCCGGCCAAACTGGACCTCCAGCAAGGACAGAACCTCCTGCAGGGTCTGAGCAAGCTCCGGCCCTCTACCTCAG GAGCGGGAGGAAGAAGATGGCCTGTCCCTGCAAGTAGAGCCCGAGTGGAGGAACGAGCTCTAAAGACACAGCAGACCGCTTTCTCACACCAGCCAAGCCTTAACCACCCGCAcacccctgccccagagccctgcCTGAACCCAAGCCCAGCGGCACTGCCCCTCCAAAGGACCggaaggctgggggagggagtTTACAACCCAAGCcattccaccccctcccccctgctggGGAGAATGACACACCAAGCTGCTAACAattgggggaagagggaggaagaaaaactgaaaacaaaatcttGTTCTATGCAAAAGCCTCCTTGTCTCCTCTGCCTGGCCCCCTCTGGCCTTGTGGCCTTCCTGAGCTCCCAGATGGACCCCAGCCGGGAGGGTGGCACTGTCCCACTCTGCCTCTGGCCATACCCCTCCTAG